The following is a genomic window from Salarias fasciatus chromosome 10, fSalaFa1.1, whole genome shotgun sequence.
TAACCCAGATTAAAGGCGTTAATCTGGTACATTCgttcagtgaaaatgcaaacaaagtTTTTCTTCGAGTTCTTTTTTCTGATCAACCAAATGAAACGCTCACATTTAATATTCATTCAAAAACGGCAGAAAAACAGTTCGGAACACAGCGGGTGTCTTAAAATAATCCATTTAATAACAGAACTTTCTAGAACTTCACATCACATAAATCTCtcggaggggtgtgtgtgtctgttccgGAAGTTTCCTCGCAGACAGCGACTCTTAAAGCTTTGAGGTAGATTCAGTAAAACTTTACAGGAACAgaagaggcagaaaaacaaatcaaatatcctcaaagtggagaaaaatgcttttaaagGTTTTCAAAAATTCGGATTCGGTTCAGGTAGCGCAAAtaattcactttttattttaaatcttaaCATGTAAATTCATTTAGATTGTATttcctttttgttcattttagtttaattccatattttcattttcattggcTCTAATCAAGCAGTTTAACATCGCAGTCATCTTTATATTGTTTTCTGGTCCGGTGTTATTCAGCTGTGATTCAAAATGCCAAAAAgtctttttaaaaattaaatgttcatttatttaatgcCAATTAATTCTTCAAATTTAAAAACGTTAAATTCTTTTGTTTCGTTTTCATTACATGTGACTTTTTTTCCTATTTGGTATtttcagcctcagatcagtTTTTCATTTACACTATTTTCTTATATTTGAACTAATAAAAAGGTCCAATTGCTTCAGttacctttttgttttttccattttattaaaAATCTGGAtaaatttcctttttcttcactcaatatttaatttcaccaaATTTAAAGTTGAGTTGCTTCTCTTGGAAATCATGAGAAAAGTGACTTAATTCTTCCAGCGGTAAAATATCCGGttcttttctcagttttaaaaGTACAAGAattaattttaaagatttttgaAGGACAAACtgagattacatttttttttacaaattaacctataaaaacattttctttctccAGTGTCATAGATTTAaaacatacaataaaataaaatccacaaCCCAGAAAACCGCTGATACTTTGGTGTGAAACGTGAGAATGAAGGAAAAGCTGAAGAAacgttctgctgctgcaccaaACCAACACTTTCCTCTTCATAACTTATGCGGAGAATCAGGGAGACAcagttttcttcctcagtcAAACAGATGTTCTCCGGTACAAACATCTGGACAGCAGCGCGTGCAGATGTGGaaaatcaaaaaacatcacaaagcAGAAGAAATACCACAAAAATCAAAGGTCCTGAagagtccgtgtgtgtgtgtgtgtgtgtgtgtgtgtgtgtgtgtgtgtgtgtgtgtgtgtgtgtgtgtgtgtgtgtgtgtgtgtgtgtgtgtcactggtTGAgctccagagcccagacctgCTGCGGCCACCCGGTCCGGCCCTTCACCTTCTTCTCCCCGGACAGAGGCTCCTGCAGGCCGTCCGcctgtgaggaagaggaggaggaagaaaacacaccttcatcatcatcatcatcatcatcatcatcaccatcatccgCAGCTCTTCATCACCTTCACCTTCTCTTAAGCGCGTGAACTCAGTCCTTCACTCATCCATGCGGGATGTTCCACAAACAGGAGAAACTTTACAGAAAAAGTCGTGAAATCAACTCGATTCAAAACGTTTCGAGCTGTTAAATCAAAAATAACTCGTttgtgatttattcatttttggaGATTTCAGTACTTAATGTGTCAAATTCATATAGATTCAATCATtagtccattttttttaaaagagctgTTTTTGGCGTGTCGTTTATTGCAGCTGCCTTGTTAAATTCATAAAAATTTAATTAGTCATTAAAGTATTAAATTATAATTGTTGTATAATTGTAAATGTAATTAATAAATAAGATAATTATCTAGGAACACTGTTCTTGACGCGCCATGCGCGTTTTGCGCAGTGACCTTATCAGATCCTAGaaattcaattatttatttgcGTTTTCATATAAATTCAATTCTTCCTGTAAATCTTATTATTTGTGTCAATTCAATTATTAACTAAAtacatttctctctttctttatttaaaaataaacgttTATATTTGGTGCAACACGCGTGTTTTTTTACGCACAGTGACCTTTGtgaaaaagagatttaaatTCGAATTCACATTTTCCGTTTTATAGACtattaaaaaaatcctaatcgtaaaaaaatatttagtatttatttgagTGGTTCATCAAAGTCACAGAACTTTGTGATTGTTTTGTTATAATACTTTGTGATTGTTTTGTTATAATATTTTAATCTTAATGCTTTAAGCAGTGAGTAAAGCTGCAGATAAACACACCGGCCTTCAGTTTAGTGTATTGTTCATTAAATATATTTCGGAGCTGATGAAGAGTAAAAAGCATTAATAAAATTGTCATTTGGAAGAAGTTGAGGTGAAAAGCACGAGCTGGGATTCTGGTGAGAAATTGATCAGTCACTCCGAACTGCTGGATTTAAACCGTTTCCCAGGCTTCCGGGTCTGGAAATGATCCATAGACCAGAATCCTCTCTGCTTTAATGTTTCCCTTCATCATGGACCGAGTCTGAATGGCTCGAGAGAAAGACCTCTTCCGTGCATGGACAGAATTTAACGCACGAACAGAAAATCCGACCCGGAGAGAGTTTGGGAGTGTTGGACCCCGGTGGATGCGGGACGTGGGACCGAGCCCCGGGTCCGGTCAGAGGACTCCGCTGCTGCTGGGAATGAGAGCGCCTCCCGACAAACTCACCAGCTCTCGCTTCCTTTTCAAATCCCGGTTCTCGAATTTCTTAATCTCGGCCTTGAAGCCCTCCGTCTCCCCGGAGTCTTTGGCCAGGACGTCCATCAGATACGCGATGTAGCTCGTGGCGAGGCGCAGCGTCTTGATCTTGGACAGCTTGGTGTCCGCGGGCACGTTGGGGATGCACTCCCGCAGCTCCGCGAAGGCCGTGTTGATGCTCTCCGTCCGGCGCCGCTCCTTCTTGGGGCCCGCGGCCCTCCGCTTGCCCACGCCGGCCTGCAGCCCCTCCAGGCGGCCGTCGTGCGCGGCGCCGGGCGCGCCCAGCTCCGCGGCCGGGTACGGCGCCGGGATCTGGAAGTCCGCGGGCATCTCGCCGTGGTTGACCACCCAGCTCTGGAAGTACGGCGCGTCCTGGTGGCACCGCTGCACGAAGGGGAAGGGCTCGTGCACCAGGTGGTGGTGATGCTGGTAGCCCCCGATCAGGTTCATGGTGCGCGGCCCCGCGGCTCGGTGGAGATCTGCTCAGCGGCTCATTCAACACGAGAAAAGCAATCCCCGGAACCCCGGAGCGGCTACTCCACGGCGGCCGTCATGCTTcagacagcagcttcagccACGGAGCCACACGCGCCGCCCGAACGTCTCATTCCACGACtcagctccggtccggtccgcgCGAGAAACTCCACCCTGCTGGAGGTGTGAGGCCCCAGGTTTATATGACCGGGACGTCCGCGTGCGGAGGAGGCggccagtggaggaggaggggaggggggcgggttTGGAGAGGATTGTAACAACACGCACCATGGTGCCATCGTCTCACTGCAGCGGCCGCTCGTGCGTGAGGAGAAAGTGTTGAGCAGCGGCTCCGGTGGAGCGTCTGCCTGGCGGGTCTCTTCCTCTGGAGAGGCTTTCTCTTCTTTACGCGCCATTTGTTTTACGCGCCGGTGTTGTGCGCGCTGCTGTGATCCGGCGGTGGAATAATtatctgtttatttgtgtgaCTGGATGAGTGAGGGCCGCACATGACACACACTCCACTTCATAAGGACACAACTGAGTCtgaaaatgaggaaatatttatatttacaaggtttctttttttttttttcaacggAAAAAATGTTTGGAgagaaaatcaattttaaaacaaCCAAATCACACTAGAAAAAGTACCACTTAtatgtttcatttgaaataactaaatacagattttatttcacttctgGCTCCATTAAACCTCTGAATTTGCTTTAAtcacgtgtttgtgtgttttggctggACACCGGCGCGTCTGGGCAGAATGAACCGACAGGCTGTTTTCTCAGCTCCACGTGCTAATATTTACTCGGTTCTCTGCCGTTTATGATTCGTTGTGGTCTATTTTTTTTAGTTCCTTGTCTAAAGCTAAACACTGTTGTCAAGGTGAGCAGCTGTCTGCGCTGCTCAGGTGCGTCTTTGCGCGCTGTAATGGACTGTGCGCTGCCCGGACCCGGGGCCTTGCAGTCACCGGGCGGGGGGATTTTTATCTGTGCATTAATTCCCCGCCGCTCCCCGCACACTAAACACGCCATCTTATCGCCATCGCCTGAAAACATTATCCCATTACATTACATGACCTTGACGCTATTTAGAAACCATTTACGGCGGCGTCTTATCTAAATACAGCCATAAATCAGGAGGTGTCGCCCCCTCCCCGACAGGCTCCATGTATTCCATAAAAGCTCCCCTGCCTGCCTGCGCTCTGTTTACAGCAGCCTCACGATAAATAATCATCCGTCACCACTTTATGTCCGCTCTTTTCACACGAACGCGcacgagagcgagagagacgcTTTCAAAGCCCCGCGCGCTGGAAATCCAGCAACTTTCACTGGAATGtcctccaaaacacacacttctgcaggttcagtgtttctttaaagAACAGATCAAATGTCTGATTCAAGTCAGATCCATCAAACAGCAGGATTTTATTGAGTCAGGAAAATTTAAGAAGTTTTTCAAGAAGCTGAATGAATCAGAAACTTCATTTTCTGACTTGATGTGACTGAGAGAGTTTTTTAAAGCCCATAACTTCAATTGGAAGGTAGTATATTTGAATGAAGAAAGTTCCGTTCAGTTCTATTGTGTTTTagtatttctattaaacgaaaacagttaaaaatgtaTGCGTTAAAAAAGACGCAGCCGTAAAGATAAAAAGATGAATGATAAATATTACTGCTGCTGGTAACTGAattacatatatttatatatatatatatatatatatatatatatatatatatatatatgtatatacatatatatatattatcacaataataataataacaatcgGAGCAAAATTAACAGTGTATTTTAAGTGTACTTTTGTAATTTACCCGTTTTTAATATTTGTCCCTGAAAAAGATCTTTTATTGAAAGCAGCTTTCTCTACACATATTGTCtaattaatttagtttaatgTTCTTTCATTTCAGAGACCATAACCTTTTAAAgtatttgaaaaatatttcGAAATCGAATAGATTTTATATTGAAAACTGTATCTTCACTAACATTAACAAGTCTTAAAAAAATCACCACTGAGAAAAAGCAGTTTGGACTGAAAGCAGCATTATCTCCCATAATGTCCTTTTGACGTTCTGTGAAACCTTGAGCTgatttttgttcatatttttgttCAAGAGATAAAAAGGTGTTTAAACCATAATCAAGTTGATATTTGAATGCAATGTGTATTTTAAGCATCGTGAGAAATGAAAGTTCCAGGAGCAGAAGTGTGTTTCTAGAGACAGAACTGAGGATGTTCTTGTGGGAACCTGAAGCTGCTTTTCTCCTGTGGAGATCTGAGCCTCTCAGTGTAGTAATAttcacataaacaacacaaaactgcAGCTTTGCTCTGAAAATAGAAGCGCTGAAcgggtcctgctgctgcacctcgGAGCGTTTGAAGAGACTGAAAGAGGTCCAGACTTTCCGAGCGGCGGAGCTGTCAGCGTGAGGAACACCATGCAGCCTCCAGAAAGAAAACCTGACACTGTTGATTAAGACGTCCACTGCACAGAGATGAAATACAACACTgctcctgcaccccccccccaccgccccccccccacctccacctctctctgtctgcatgcATCACTTCCTCTCAGCCCCAGAACCCAGAGCGAGAACCCAGACCCACATGACCTGCAgaaccctccctcctccctccacctcctctcctgcaTGCATCCCTCAAACCATCCTCCCAACACAGAACCCAAACTGAGAACCCAGGTCAAGAACCCAAACATTTAACCAAAACCCAGAACCCAGATCTAGAACCCAGACCTGGGAACCAAGCGGTGGAGTCAAACCCAGAACCCGAGCCTTCCTCTGATCTCCTGTCTGCTCCTGCTATCAGTGGAGGTGTTGAAACAGTAATGCTGGCTTCATATTTTACtttcaacccccccccacctccctccagAGGAAACATCCTAAATAGGTCATGAGGAGCCATCTTGGTCGTGTTATGAATTCTCCTCATAATTGTTTGTGTCATGATGTAGGTTTTTCAATAGACACTGCTTCCCCGCTCTTCACAGTGCTTACCCTCAACTCTCCATTtccaaacaaacagcaccctccgcctccaccctgcagcacttcacttcctcctctgcctctcgtTTTAACCTCCCTGACTCCTGGCAGCAGAAGCACAGAGCGTGGAGCcgcatggcggcggcggcggcggcggcgtgttcagctctctgtcctccttcagGATGGGGACTTCTAACATTCATTTTTCCAAAAACTGCAAGAACTCCTGTttgtagctttaaaaaaaaaaggtagctATGATTTACAGGAGTGAAAATCTGCTTTAATTTGTGTAAAATAATGCAGTGAGATTAGAAACCGACCACTAAGAAAACTACTGGGATTAACTCTTGCAGCTGCTGATGGTTTTTCGTCTGAAAATATTCACAAATCACAAGAAATCAGAGGGAAGGGAACGTTCTGCTGGGAATTTGGAGCGGTTCTAATCTGCCCCTCCCTCAGAGCTCATTTACCAAGAAGTCCCAGTGAGAGTcagtggaggcagcatcatgaaACATTCctgaagcacggtggaggcagcatcatgaaACATTCCTGGagcacggcggaggcagcatcatgaaACATTCctgaagcacggtggaggcagcatcatgaaACATTCCTACAGTGAagcacggcggaggcagcatcatgaaACATTTCTACagtgaagcacggtggaggcagcatcatgaaATGTGTCGTGTGAACGATCCAgaaaagatgaataaataacGATGGTGATGTTGAGAATTCTCATTCATATACatgacttttttaaaaagaaaaaacatctgttGTAAATCAATTATGTACAAAACTACATGAGATTATGAAGTTATTGtataaaatagtgttttttgAAAGATACATGACTGATAAATTCTAGTTTTGatcatttatgtatttatttaaactaaaaGTTGCTTTAATGATGGAAACTCAGATCTGTGGGTTCTTTCGATCCTCGCTCGTCACAGTTCACTACAGCTTGATCTGACGCAAACCAGGAAGAATCTTTCAATGCAGATTATTGAGCagaaaatgcaggaaaacacaggaaCTGAGCTTAAAACATGAATTAATGCTGATGTTTGGACTGATTTTCTTCAGTGGGGTGAAATGAATCACAGATTATTTCACAGAATGAAACTTTAATGCAGATATTGTGctttaaatgtgtgtgacttttAAAACGTGTTGAAACTTACATTGAAATAATACAAGTCTTTAATAAAAGCTCTGCTTTCTGTTTAACTGCccgaaaaaagaagaaattatgCTTAAAACTGTGGGACGAGTAATGAAAGTGACTGAAGGCTCATCCAGTGTTAAAAATGACTATTTATTGAATCTAAAtgcaaaaactgaagaaaatcagCACGAGATTATAGTAAATCGTAAATAAAAGTGTAGATAAGGTAAATAAAAGA
Proteins encoded in this region:
- the LOC115395552 gene encoding heart- and neural crest derivatives-expressed protein 1 isoform X1: MNLIGGYQHHHHLVHEPFPFVQRCHQDAPYFQSWVVNHGEMPADFQIPAPYPAAELGAPGAAHDGRLEGLQAGVGKRRAAGPKKERRRTESINTAFAELRECIPNVPADTKLSKIKTLRLATSYIAYLMDVLAKDSGETEGFKAEIKKFENRDLKRKRELVSLSGGALIPSSSGPLSGEKKVKGRTGWPQQVWALELNQ
- the LOC115395552 gene encoding heart- and neural crest derivatives-expressed protein 1 isoform X2 gives rise to the protein MNLIGGYQHHHHLVHEPFPFVQRCHQDAPYFQSWVVNHGEMPADFQIPAPYPAAELGAPGAAHDGRLEGLQAGVGKRRAAGPKKERRRTESINTAFAELRECIPNVPADTKLSKIKTLRLATSYIAYLMDVLAKDSGETEGFKAEIKKFENRDLKRKRELADGLQEPLSGEKKVKGRTGWPQQVWALELNQ